The genomic segment ACCAAAAGCTTCTCGGTTGGGTGCTAAAGAGGTAGGAGTTGGGTTATGGATGTTCTTGATTTGTACAGGCGGTACGCTGCTGGAGAAAGAGATTTTAGTGGGGCTGATTTGAGTGATATCAAGCTCAATATTGCTAAGGTTCGTAAATATGATTCCGCTATGAATAATCTCAGCAACATTAACTTGAGTGGTGCTAATCTGACTAGAGCCGATATGCGCTACGTAAACTTTAGTGGCGCAAACCTAAGTTATGCCAATCTGGAAATTGCTATCCTGACATCTGCTAACTTGACTAATGCTGATTTAAGTAATGCTAATTTGTATTGCACTGACTTGGACGGAGCCAAACTAATCAACGCTAATCTACGCGGAGCCAAACTGGTGTCTGTCAGAATACACGGTGTTGATTTGACTGGTGCTGATTTGAGAAGTGCTGATTTTACGGGTGGTGGGGGAATGATCACCTTTTGTAACACCATCATGCCGGATGGTACTGTCAGAACCGAATATATTGACTGAGAAATTTATCAATTCTGTGTCGGCTAGAAGATATCAAGTAATTAGTATTAGATGCTCCTGGTAAGAAAATTCTGCCCATAGTTTCTTACAAGGGTTGCCACAGCCGGGCGAAATCAATGGTTGTGAGAGCCAGTGTTGTGCATCTCTATTATGCGGTCGCACCTGAAAAATTGCGATCGCCTACGACTTCGCAATCAAGGTGCGACATATTGGCGCTTAAGAACCTTATGGTGTAAGCTACATTAGCCAAATAATCAAAATTTTTTCTTAGTTTTTTCTTAATAGACTAAATTTTTATTGATAGCAGTAGCAGTATATAAAGATGGCAGCGAAAAGAAAAATCTTAATTATCCTCTAGTTGCCGAAGTATTGGGATTTAGTGAGGAACTTAATTTCAGGAACTTGGACATTCTTGAAGCGGTCGAAATGTGGGGAAGTACACTCTACGAAGGCGGGTTGCCACAAATTGGCTCCATCCCAGATAGTATCCCTGAAATTGCAATTAATGAAGGTAGACCCCGTTATACCTTTTACCCCAGTGAAATCGGAACCAGTGAAATCAATATCTTCCCATACAACAAGCTCCCATTTAGCATAGCTGAAAATAGCGTTCCTCATAGTAGAACCACTGAAGTCGATATCAATAAAACAACCTTTCAGATTAATGCCACTGAGGTCAACGCCTCTGAAAAAACCTTCACGTCTGTCCTCAATAGTAGCAGTAGCGAAATTTCTCCGTTCAGCAGCGTAGAAGCTCAACAATTCCTCAGCATTTATACTCATCTATACACTTTCTCATTAACCACTATATATTGATCTAAATTAACCGCTTTCCCTTTAATGTCGTCTTCCCCTCTATTTCCCGACATCGGGCAAGGCGATCGCGCTTTATGGGTTAATCTGGGACTGGTCATCCGTGAGAGGTTAAGGTAATTACAGATTTGTCAAGAGGGTGCAGGAAAAGGAGACAAATCCAGCTTGGAGACTGGCAATCGTTTGGCTTTGACCACTCCTAAATCTTGATTTTCCTTGGCAGCGAAATACTTAACAGGGTCTTCGGCTTTGCCTTTTTCTTGCGCGACACTAATGAGACTATTTTGAGTATTTTAACTGATTGACAAAATGCTCTTTATCTTAACCTTTCACCGATGTATTAATATTCAGTTAGCATATCTCAGTGCAATACCATTTAGAAAAAGCTAATGATCTTCGTACCATCTGGCAGAGTGGTATTACAGAAAATAGCTCCCTCAATCCTTGGGTTCTCGATCCCACCAGGGAGGTCAATTCTAGCTCGACTCAGATCGACATCAGTCAAGTTAGCTCCTTTGAGCAACGGTTCATTACCGATGAGCGTTCCAGTCAAATTAGCCCCATTGAGGTTAGCCCCATCCAAAGGACAGGCAGTCAAGTCGGCATAGCTGAGGTTAGCTCCACTCAAGTCAGCTTCAGACAAAACCCCATCGGATATAACAGCATGACTGAGGTTAGCCCCACTGAGATTAGCTTCTTCCAACCAAGCACTGCCCAAGTTCACATGACTGAGGTTGGCACCACTAAGATTGGCTCTGTCCAGCTTGGCACCAAACAAGATTGCACCACTCAAATTAATCCCTGGCAATTCGGCATCTCTCAATCTGGGGCTATCCAGCTTTACTCCACTGAAATCTCTTTCCCCAGCAGCATAACGCTCCAGCAATTCTGATTCAGTCATAACCTACCCCGCACCAGCATCAATTAATACTATCCTTTCTAAACTTCCCCTTGATGTCATATAACCAGGATTTAAGAACTCGTGGCTCGGAGTCGGCGCAGCGGAGTGGCTCTTGCGGGCTTGCAGGATCTAGTTGGCCCAATCAGTAATCTTTCTGCCCGTAAGAGCCACCGACTCCGAGAGCGTAGCGGTCACGAGTTCGTCGGGTCAATACGCTTTACGGCTACTGACGGGTCTACTCCAAAAATCGCATTCCATTCTTGTGATCAAACCTGACCTGGAAATTATCTTCAGTACACTGTTGTCTGCCTAGACACAATAAGAATACTTGATACAAAAATGAGTATCGCGGGTAGCAATAGGGAGTATTTGTGCGGAGAATTTCTGTTTTGCTGACAACTGACGCTCACACCTTTTGGATCAAAAATGAGTATTTGCGCGTCATCTAAAGCCAAATCATTGCTTAGAATCAATTCTTGAGCAAAACTCTACTTTTTCATATTACTTTGCACTACATTTGTACTATCACAACTGCATTCCACTTGTGAGTTACACAAAAGCTATGCTGTAAACACCACTTATTACATACGGTTTATGTAGTTTAGCAGTATTGAAATAGTAGTTCTAAATACCTTGCCCAAGTGGTAGCTGTTGGGTAGCTCAACTGGTGACACACAGCTACCAGTTGAGTAGTAAAAAAGCGAGTTGTTGAAAATTTGATCATTCCCCAACTGGTAGCTATAGAGCAGCCCTACTGCTACCAGTTGAGCATAAGACATTTTGCGAAAAGTTCGGGCGTAATGCTTACTGATTATGACTTACAGCAAATTTTTATCGCTTGTTTTATTCTCAATAACTTCAAAATTATTGAGAATATATAATACATTTATGTTGCAATTGTGCTTCAATAATTATTTCATTAACTTAATCCAGCCCACTTAACATCCGATTTTTTTCTTCATGCCTGAATAGAAATTCTTCATTTTACAATCTCCACGCTTGTTAATAGAGATGAAACTTGTTTTAAGTAGTGAAATTGTCTGATTAATCACAGTTACAATTAGCAGACATTTTGCACCTAAAACCCCGATTCATATACAAAATGTCTGCTATCTTGCACAGCTTATACACGCTTTAAACTTTTATAGCTGTCAGGAAACTTTGATTATTCACTACAAAATGTCTGCTATTTTGCACATCGCTTTTTTGAAAAATTGGTGTCTAATACATACACCAACTACCTTTTAGCCACTTTTATCAAACTTATTCATTCTCAATAACTTTAAAATTATTGAGAATCTATAATACTTTTGTGTTGCAACTGTACTTCAAAAATCTCGCTCAATCGATCAACTTCTTCAGTAAGTGAATCTGAAATTTCCACTGTGAGTTCAGGAGTCATTGTATATATTGAGCGTTAACTGAAACAGAAACTCGTCTAACGCAACAACTACACTAAACACTCGTAAACCCGTAAATTTGGTGTAGTTTAACCGTAGTAAATCAGTCTCATCTGACACTAATATTTTTGGCCGTCCAAAAGGACAAAAACAGTGGTTTTTTGTCCTTTTGGCCGTCCAATGAACGCCAACCCTACTCAATTGTCATGCTCTGCTGACAAATGCCCACCTGTCAACGGCCGTCCAAAAGGACAGAAATGACCAGTTTTTGTCCTTTTGGCCGTCCAGTGTTTTTGAAAAAAATCTTCTGTAACTCTTATT from the Nostoc commune NIES-4072 genome contains:
- a CDS encoding pentapeptide repeat-containing protein, yielding MDVLDLYRRYAAGERDFSGADLSDIKLNIAKVRKYDSAMNNLSNINLSGANLTRADMRYVNFSGANLSYANLEIAILTSANLTNADLSNANLYCTDLDGAKLINANLRGAKLVSVRIHGVDLTGADLRSADFTGGGGMITFCNTIMPDGTVRTEYID
- a CDS encoding pentapeptide repeat-containing protein, with translation MTESELLERYAAGERDFSGVKLDSPRLRDAELPGINLSGAILFGAKLDRANLSGANLSHVNLGSAWLEEANLSGANLSHAVISDGVLSEADLSGANLSYADLTACPLDGANLNGANLTGTLIGNEPLLKGANLTDVDLSRARIDLPGGIENPRIEGAIFCNTTLPDGTKIISFF